Genomic segment of Siniperca chuatsi isolate FFG_IHB_CAS linkage group LG16, ASM2008510v1, whole genome shotgun sequence:
TACATTGTATCTGTTGttcatgtcattattttttccAGACCACACAACCAATATATTTCATGCTCTCTATTTGCAATCTCACCaggtaaaatgaaaaacatcaagGATCACCCCAACGGCATAGATGTTTTTCCAGCAAACGCAGGAAGTGGAACTGAGAATTCTTTTCAAGTACGGCACATGACTAGTTTTCACTATTTCGTCACCTTATAATGTGGTTGGCAGAGCAGGAAATAACGTTCCTTCTTTTGTCTTCAGGGTTCTCCGATCCTGACCTTTGACAATACACACTGGCCTGCAAAAGACAGCGGATCAGGATTTGGTGTTTTGGCAAACAGCAAGAGTTTCTTGGAGAACAAAGACGTCTTTGCAGGTACTTTGCTGAATAGTACACTGAATTTAACAGAGTGATACACTGTGAATTTGTATTCTAACTCTGTAattgatgtttgtgtttacaggtgttATTGCAGGAGGAGTAGCAGGAGGGACAATTGCAGCTGCACTGGCAGCAATATTAATCTACAACTGGCACAAGAAAGATGATGGAAGATACATTCTGGGCCAGCAGAGTGCTTCAGATGAAGATTACGAACCCAAAAGGCAAGAAGTTGTTTAACTGTCCACACTTTTGAAAAACCAATGTTTGCTTTCTAAGGTGATGCTGATGCTGACAGGCTCTGTACCTGGGAGGCGGTGATAGTTATTTTTGCACTTAATGCAAATATATCTAATGTTCAttggtcatttatttattattatttgtgatAAAATATGAATGATTCTCTTTATTTAACAACTTTTTAGTTGCATATCTTTTACAAAGCCTACATGTTAGGCTTATGCCTGATTAGACGTTTTCTCAggacagtgtgagtgtgtacagaAAATGCTTGCCTTTTTCTTGgaagacatttttgacatgtcacagtaggaaaagcacaattgtaataatgaaattaataataatggtaTTGTGCTCTATTGGGCTCTATGTCACACTATCATGgattactgggacacttgaatagaacagagacgttgttaatgttattagtaacacctgtgctttacctactatgacaagtcaaaaagtCTGCTGTGAACTGGCCTACTGACATCTTCCTTCAAAGGCCTTTCAAAGCTGCATGCAGGACTAAAGGACCTCAGTacttctaaaatcctggctacagccctgGTTGTGCCAAAGATATTTGATCCACTGTGCTAAGTAGGGAAACCTCAGTGTTATCCACCATTACAGTTAGCTAAATAATCCATGTTATGTGAATTAAGAATCTAGAGGAAACTCATTTGAGGATgtatattaaatgtaaattacaaTGATTAGGTCATGATGATTGGCTGCTACAATGTAACTCGTTATCTCTTCTACATATGTGCCATTAAATGATATTTAATATGTTTGTATTCCATAATTGTTAATAAATGAGCTTAATAACTATTTTAATCctcaatgtattttttatgtttcatgaGCATATATTGAGCTATTCACATAGCTAATTTAACTGTTGATGAGAGTGATGACATGTGGAAAtggtttattatatattatcagAGCTGTATAAACTCATCAGGGGGCGCCAGGGGAATAATGAGCTATGGGCCCCCACGAATCCATGTTTCTCACACTCTTTGTGCCTTGTGTGTAGCCTATTAGTTAATATTTAGTAATTACTTTGAGGTAACGTGATTAAGTACAACGTTATTTGGTAAAATGCACCATGTAAGCACCATATAAAGTGGCACTTCCATAAGATGGGGCCTCAAGATTGGGTCAATAAGCATTTCAGTAATGGTGGCGCAGTATTAAACAAGCAAATGTGCAAATAATGAAATTACCACAAACAAATTGGCCCACTGAGAACATGGGGCCTGCGGCAGCCCTGAAAATCTGGTGCCCTGGGGCAATTAAAACCTAACAAGTGGACAATTTTTCTGTCAAGCTACCTATTCTGTTTATTGAGGAGTTTTCCTCTAGCTTGCTCCAAAATGGACTGAAGCCTACtgtttttacttgtaatttcTTCACGGCCATTGATTGGCTTAAACCCCTGTCAGTCAAAGTTAAGTCTCTGGTCCCCGCCTTTTCCGCCCAGTCAGAGCGTTTGTTTTTATTCGCGGTGTCGCGCAGGTCGACAGGGAAGAGGTGGGCGTTCCTCCGTGTCGCTGACTGTTGAGGCTGAGAATAGTTTTCTTCTCCACGACCAGCTCTCCCGATGTTTCTTCCTGCACTTGTGGAGGACATGCATCATTTTAAGCCTAGTCGAGACAGATTGTACACCACCAGATGTTGTGGATGTTGCCATGTCCGGACGGGGACCATCATCTTGGGTACATGGTACATGGTACGTAAAATGGTTGATGGGGGTTAGCAAGATAATGTTAGCTAGCACTGCTGATCAGTTGTGGTAAGTTCGCTTGTAAGTAACAAGTTAAATAATGAATGTCAACCAGACAGCATTAACGGCTTCTGAGGATGTAGTTATTGTGACTGTTGTCAGCAACTCCAGTGTTAGCTACGCGTCAGTTTAGTCTAAAACAGCCGTTACTTGCAGAGTTAACGTTATTAGAACGCTAGCGTTAGCAATAGCCTGCTATCATTTCAGGTTTCACTAGCTGAGTTTTTCTATCGATACAACTCGCCCAACcttgaaaatgcagtttgaaaACTGATACAAAAGACGACAGGTAACAAGTGCCTGCAAGTTACCAACACCTGGGTGGGAtatgtgacatttgtgacttaaCGTTATGTAGCACGTTAGCTAGCCGACATTCCGCTGACTTTCCCACATAACAGTTTTCAAATCAAGCTCGACTATAAATAGCTAACCTAACTGTTAGCTAGCTATCATTTCGTTCCCGTAGCACTCTCATTCAACTCTCAGCTGAATTATTCCACTCTCGTTTCTCCACATCACATATCAGATGTTCTTGGTTTtggttgcatttttttttttttttaccagtttgACAATATTTGACACATATAACACGTGAGCCATGTTCCTCTATTACCACGAAAGCACTTTCAAACCTGTTTACAATGGCCATTCAAATCTGATATAATAACCAGACATAGCGTTGCAGTTATTGGTCAGGCCGGACATAAAGACTTGACTTATAACAGGTGAATACATATTAACTGGAGatcttttttctgtgttcaaACTCTGGTTTGCCGATAAATTAGGTAAAGAGGCTCAATggattaaaatcacaaatacatCTTCAAACAATAATTTGAAAAATGCCAATGTAAATGCAggctagggctgcacaattaatcgcaATGTTATCGAAATTGCAgtaagtgcaatatccaaatcgtagaagctgcaattttttgataaaggtaaaatgtgtgacaaaacagtgTTATgatacaaatcttgttctccagatctGGAGAACATGTTTGGTTgatacagaccccaacaaatgtcacatcgtcatgattttaaattgttttttcagtgaaaatgaaaattgtgatgcaaaaatgataattcccactaatcatgaatcatatcgtattatctgtcaaaataatcacaatatgatttttttgatttttttttaccatatcgtgcagccctactGCAGGCAATGGAATTTCCTAAAATATTGCTTGGGGAaataactttttacattttagtcattCTTGAGaatatttgttcttttcatttgtgtttgttgccATTTGAAAGAACAATCATGAAAAATTGGCCCTTGCACTAATGCCGCTTTAATGTTAAGCCTTTAAGCCTTATTGGGTGGGTGTTAAGACAGTTAACAGTAAAACGAAAAACAATTGCTGTGAAGCAAACAAAGAATCCAGTACACTGTTCATCACTTGTTCTCACTTTATTTACAACGTTTCAGTCCTGACATACTTTTCCGAAGTACAAGTGATGAAAAGTGTGGGGGATTCTTAGTTTGCTTCCCAGTCAAGAGTTTTTGATCCTACGCACCTGTCACTAAGACTTAAAGGTGTTCGAGAACTTTTTTGAAAGTGCGACCTGGACAACACAGTTGCTGAAAGATAATGTTACAGTTCTAAATATGGTACCAGATGGTCAGGCAGATGAGGCCAGATAActatcattttcagttttcacagtATTTacaattgtttgtttgtcttgtggaatttgtttttcaacaacatactgtatcctGTGAAGGCAATGCCTCTCACAGGCCGACTATTAATGCCTGAATGCTGGAGCGTCCTTGAATGGTTCCTCCTCACGACTGCATTCCCACATGACGATAAAGTAACCATGACAAAAAAGGGTGATGAATTGTTCACTGTAATCTTGCCTATATCATAGTAGATGCAAGTTGATTTTCCTACAATAACGACATGAACTGAAACCAGTGGCTGCCTGTAGGGGAGGAATTCAATCTAAAACATATTCCAAGCTATATTGggaaaatgttgttaattaagtAAAGGATACACAGTTTGTAAGTAATGTGCTAAGACATGCAAAAGTACTGCTGGAGTTGTTTAAAaaatcttctctctttttcctcctccatcCCCTCAGGTAGTCAACCTGTTGATGGGCATCctgctgactgtagctgtgACCCACCCAGAGAACGTGCCCACTATTGACTTGCAGTATGAGGTCATCGACCATTACTTTGCCTCCGACAGGATGTCTGGTAAGCAGTGAATTCTACATAAGAATTACTGTAAGTGCAAACAAACTGCATTATAGAACATGTAGAAATGTTAGTAAGTTTATCAAGCATTTACACATCAAACACATTCTGTTATGGCGGGCCTTTTTATTCCACTGAAACGTCACTGAATAAATATTCTCTGCATGGCATTCAGAAGTGTATAGCTGCTTTTTTCACTAACCCGTGAGCTGCTGCTGAGGTTAACATGTGATTCATCTTCCACAGGGAGCACAACTCCCCACtgtctgcaaaacaaaacaactcatGAGGACAACAGAACACTGCTGTGTTGTGTACATGTTGTCTGAAAATGTTGTTATTGGTGTGGTGTCACTGGTGTTGTTCCTTTTGTATTTCCTTAAGGATTTATGTTTGTGCTAGgtgtttgtatttatgtgtgcCAGGACAGGGCTGGCAGGACTATCAGAGTGGCTTTTCTTTCTAGCTGGCGGTTGTTTTGTTGGTTGGCTTAGTGAAGGCTTCTTCATTTTTCTGAAACAGTGACTCAgcgggagaggaggggaaacaACCGTGGCGGGTTGACCTTCCCACAGCAGGCTCATGCCAGCACACAGAGCAGTGGAGGTTGTCCAGACCCTGCAGAGGCAATGTTAGCATATTAGTGCAGCTTCATCAGGCTGCACGCATTTTATTCCACATTTCAGGCCATATTTAAAAGCTATTTAATTGATAGAGAGAACATGTGAAAATGCTCTCGCTTTTAGTTTTGGATTAGGCCGAGTAATTGTCTTTCAGTTAATTGTAGTTAActacaaaatgcaaaatattctctggttgcagcttctccagATCTCCAATTTTCTGCTCTTCTTTATCTTATgtgaaagtaaacaaaatatatatggggtttggactgttgattcTAACAAAACAGGCAATTTGAAGAGGTCACATTTGGCTTAAGAAAACTGTGATTCACAATTtgcagacattttaaagaccaaacaTGGCTTATTTGGGtaaataattagcagattaattgaGAAGGAAAAAGTAGAGGAGGTTGTATGAAGACATGGATATTTGACATAAAATAGCATTTCTTTGACACACCTGACCCTGCCCAATCATAAACCTATAACTAAATATAGATAGAACAACACACTGACATGAATCCAAAACATAGAACTGTTTAGACCTGACCATAATCCATAAGGACTGGACTTTATGTTTTACTCACAATAAAAGTGGTATTTTCATGAACTCCAATGTGCAGGcctgtttttcatattcataatTTCATTAATACCAGAACTTAAGCCTATCcaaattttgttttcaataacCTAAAGATGAGCTCTAGACAGACAGCTTTGTATATTGATCTACAAGTTGTTCTGCTTGAGCTACCAAATAACAAAGAAATGTCTATGGACCCCATTGCTGCAGAAGCTCTCTCACAAGCATAATTTCTCCAGTGCAACAGGCAGAACAGTTTGAGGAAGTGAGAGACTCAGTGATGGTGAGAAAAGAGGATATGAAAGGCAGGCCTTTAATTATCCCAGACTGAGTTTCATTGTATCTTTACCGACACCACGCAGCTGAGAGGGAGAGGCTTAATGCTCCCCAGAGCTGCCCTTTTAAAACAGAGTTAGCTGGGAAGAGAGAAGCCCTGGGGACAGTTCACTTACACTGTATGCAAATCACTGCTGCTTCAAAGAGAACAGGCAAAATATACATTCATCCACACCCA
This window contains:
- the LOC122863449 gene encoding syndecan-3-like; this translates as MWISLTASLFLALGLIHPVNMSFSALPEDLEGSGCDLDSSGSGSGDWSDQGKMKNIKDHPNGIDVFPANAGSGTENSFQGSPILTFDNTHWPAKDSGSGFGVLANSKSFLENKDVFAGVIAGGVAGGTIAAALAAILIYNWHKKDDGRYILGQQSASDEDYEPKRQEVV